One region of Rana temporaria chromosome 9, aRanTem1.1, whole genome shotgun sequence genomic DNA includes:
- the NCCRP1 gene encoding F-box only protein 50 isoform X3, which yields MTPLCRHAQHSSILILTHLCTWLLGGRNIRLKTPRRQERTDSKMSDCTQQGVSSDSSAGGPSAVRQPDEDVKGAQKMVGDSDLSDDTGKNVSADGAQKEATHNKQMIKEETNEKNPSKLTTNQTDSNPVLVEKKETAKKEAKQAEGDDKVLPEEGRTRKDTSPQKDKVTAEGTGTRKETAKKHKKTSQERKKHPETSHEQAKHNETAQDPETAYKQEKHKNTSQGLNELKETDEKLQKGVCLENKNHKETAWDKEDSKNTASEQEKTTETSQGKWKQTETQNQERHSVSLLDQVKDNMSLHWQDKKQETSQEHTQHKATFEIQVRHSETIQEPARYPETSEKQVRHSETLAQHIVTSEKQIKHSETPQGLAQHIVTPEKQIKHLETQELAQHIVTTEKQIKHSETPQGLAQHIVTTEKQIKHSETPQEQTYHTEIPQEQAQHIVTSEKQVKHSETHQVQLQDTETFGKPVRHSETPQEKAQHIVTLKNQVRNSEASRVQEQDTETLENQIKQADTLREQAQHTETSEKQLKHSKTSQEQAKCALTSEKQVKQSETPQKQQQQHTDTIGKQIKHSETPQEHKQHTETSDKQVKHLETPQGQAKHIVTSEERVQLSETPQVQGKQIVTSEKQVKQSETPQVQGKHIMTSGEQVQHSETPQVQGEHIVASKEQVQHSETPQVQEKHIVTSEKQVKHSETPQMHGKHIVTSGEQVNLSATPQVQGECIVASKEKVQHFENHQVQAKHVVAFEEQVQHSVTPQVQGKHIVASKEQAQHSETHQEQKQHTETSGKQVKHSETPQEQAKHIVTSEEKVQLVETPQVQGKHIGASEKQVKQSETPQVQGKHIVTSGEQVQLSETPQVQGKHIVSSKEQVKHTETPQVQDKHTVTSEKQVKHSEAPQVQEKHIVTSGRHVELSTAPQVQGKHIVASKEQVQQFENHQAQGKHIVASEEQVQHSKAPQVQEKTIVASEEQVQHSRTPQVQAQQTETVEKQVKHGETPLEQACLTETSEMEIKKSATPQEQTLHTETSQKQVRDSNTPQEPEKNKETSQKQWRQSETSEEQIDKGIGEKGDHKQTLEKKQIDIDHAKAILELQKLVKPPKFKELGPTVQEQQMENQACQYAMDHAPVAKEPDTDEGWLELCIMEWGLKEKAVVIPDNVSWRDAYKKKPFGRNFLRSPNPEGLSTSQPPPQEEFDPPPEKKPLETLGDFTGWQISTEEIPVDRSNIPPGVVVCYLPIYSWCVKEQMVDLLSEGLWPELLDSYQPDIYVLEWYEDSKLHKHVYELHVKLLAEDKTTVISHLDLTPENNMNGQPEGWNTVSHIFKSYGPGVRYIHFLHKSKDLSVLGFHRTRVADSTLFVQLKD from the exons ATGACGCCTCTATGCCGACACGCCCAACACTCCAGTATTCTCATCCTAACACACCTCTGCACCTGGTTGCTGGGAGGGAGGAACATCAGACTAAAAACACCTAGAAGACAGGAGAGAACTGACAGCAAGATGAGTGACTGTACGCAGCAAGGGGTGAGCTCTGACAGCTCAGCTGGAGGCCCGAGTGCAGTGAGACAGCCTGATGAGGATGTAAAAGGCGCACAGAAGATGGTTGGGGACTCTGATCTGAGCGACGACACTGGAAAGAATGTAAGTGCTGATGGAGCGCAAAAAGAAGCCACACACAACAAACAGATGATAAAAGAGGAAACAAATGAGAAAAATCCAAGCAAACTGACTACGAACCAAACAGACAGCAATCCCGTATTAGTAGAAAAAAAGGAGACAGCCAAGAAAGAAGCTAAACAGGCAGAAGGAGACGACAAAGTACTTCCTGAAGAAGGGAGAACTCGGAAAGATACTTCTCCACAAAAAGACAAAGTGACAGCCGAGGGAACTGGAACACGTAAAGAGACAGctaagaaacataaaaaaacatctcAAGAAAGGAAAAAACATCCAGAGACATCTCACGAGCAAGCCAAGCATAACGAGACAGCTCAGGATCCGGAGACAGCTTACAAACAAGAGAAACACAAAAACACAAGCCAGGGGCTAAATGAGCTCAAAGAGACAGATGAAAAACTTCAAAAAGGGGTctgtttggaaaataaaaatcacaaagagacagcttgggacaaagaGGACAGTAAAAATACAGCTTCTGAACAGGAGAAAACCACAGAGACCTCTCAGGGAAAATGGAAACAAACAGAGACTCAGAATCAGGAGAGACACTCGGTGAGCCTCCTTGACCAAGTGAAAGACAACATGAGCCTTCATTGGCAAGACAAGAAACAAGAGACATCCCAGGAACACACACAACACAAAGCGACCTTCGAGATCCAGGTGAGACACTCTGAGACCATTCAGGAGCCAGCAAGGTACCCAGAAACCTCTGAGAAGCAGGTTAGACACTCAGAGACCCTAGCACAACACATAGTGACCTCCGAGAAGCAAATAAAACACTCAGAGACTCCTCAGGGGCTAGCACAACACATAGTGACCCCCgagaagcaaataaaacatttagagaCGCAGGAGCTAGCACAACACATAGTGACCACCGAAAAGCAAATAAAACACTCAGAGACTCCTCAGGGGCTAGCACAACACATAGTGACCACCgagaagcaaataaaac ACTCAGAGACACCTCAGGAACAAACATATCACACAGAGATACCTCAGGAGCAAGCACAACACATAGTGACATCTGAGAAGCAGGTGAAGCACTCAGAGACCCATCAGGTGCAATTACAAGACACAGAGACCTTTGGGAAGCCGGTGAGGCACTCAGAGACCCCTCAGGAGAAAGCACAACACATAGTGACTTTGAAGAACCAGGTGAGAAACTCAGAGGCCTCTCGGGTGCAAGAACAAGATACAGAAACCCttgaaaatcaaataaaacaGGCAGATACCCTTCGTGAGCAAGCACAACACACAGAGACTTCTGAGAAGCAGCTGAAACACTCAAAGACTTCTCAGGAACAAGCAAAATGCGCACTTACCTCTGAAAAGCAGGTAAAACAATCAGAGACCCCTCAgaagcaacaacaacaacacacaGATACCATTGGGAAACAAATAAAACACTCAGAGACCCCTCAGGAACACAAACAACACACAGAGACCTCTGACAAGCAGGTTAAACACTTAGAGACCCCTCAAGGGCAGGCAAAACACATAGTGACCTCTGAGGAGAGAGTACAACTCTCTGAGACCCCACAAGTGCAAGGAAAACAGATAGTGACCTCTGAGAAGCAGGTGAAACAATCTGAGACCCCTCAAGTGCAAGGAAAACATATAATGACCTCAGGGGAGCAGGTACAACACTCTGAGACCCCTCAAGTGCAAGGAGAACACATAGTAGCCTCTAAAGAGCAGGTACAACATTCTGAGACCCCTCAAGTGCAAGAAAAACACATAGTGACCTCTGAGAAGCAAGTAAAACACTCTGAGACCCCTCAAATGCACGGAAAACACATAGTGACCTCTGGAGAGCAGGTAAACCTCTCTGCAACCCCTCAAGTGCAAGGAGAATGCATAGTGGCCTCTAAAGAGAAGGTGCAACACTTTGAGAACCATCAAGTACAAGCAAAACATGTAGTGGCCTTTGAGGAGCAGGTACAGCACTCTGTGACCCCTCAAGTGCAAGGAAAGCACATAGTGGCCTCTAAAGAGCAGGCACAACACTCAGAGACCCACCAGGAGCAAAAACAACACACAGAGACCTCTGGCAAGCAGGTGAAACACTCAGAGACCCCCCAAGAGCAGGCAAAACACATAGTGACCTCGGAGGAGAAAGTACAACTCGTTGAGACCCCTCAAGTCCAAGGAAAACACATAGGGGCCTCTGAGAAGCAGGTGAAACAATCTGAGACCCCTCAAGTGCAAGGGAAACACATAGTGACCTCAGGGGAGCAGGTACAACTCTCTGAGACCCCTCAAGTGCAAGGAAAGCACATAGTATCCTCTAAAGAGCAAGTAAAACACACTGAGACCCCTCAAGTGCAAGATAAACACACAGTGACCTCTGAGAAGCAAGTGAAACACTCTGAGGCCCCTCAAGTGCAAGAAAAACACATAGTGACCTCTGGGAGACATGTAGAACTCTCTACGGCCCCTCAGGTACAAGGAAAACACATAGTGGCCTCTAAAGAGCAGGTACAACAATTTGAGAACCATCAAGCACAAGGAAAACATATAGTGGCCTCTGAGGAGCAGGTCCAACACTCTAAGGCCCCTCAAGTGCAAGAAAAGACCATAGTGGCCTCTGAGGAGCAGGTCCAACACTCAAGGACCCCTCAAGTGCAAGCACAACAAACAGAGACAGTTGAGAAGCAAGTAAAACACGGAGAGACCCCTCTGGAGCAAGCATGTCTCACAGAGACATCTGAGATGGAGATAAAAAAATCTGCAACCCCTCAAGAGCAAACACTACACACTGAGACCTCTCAGAAGCAGGTGAGAGACTCTAACACCCCCcaagaaccagaaaaaaacaaagagaCATCTCAGAAGCAGTGGAGACAATCAGAGACATCTGAGGAGCAGATTGACAAAGGCATTGGAGAAAAAGGTGATCACAAGCAGACCTTGGAGAAGAAACAAATTGACATTGATCATGCAAAGGCAATTCTTGAACTACAGAAACtagttaaaccaccaaaattcAAAGAACTGGGGCCTACAGTCCAAGAACAACAGATGGAGAACCAGGCCTGTCAGTATGCCATGGATCATGCGCCAGTCGCGAAGGAACCTGATACAGATGAAGGCTGGCTGGAGCTCTGTATTATGGAATGGGGTCTTAAGGAGAAGGCAGTGGTCATCCCCGACAACGTCAGCTGGAGAGATGCCTACAAGAAGAAACCCTTTGGAAGGAACTTTTTGAGAAGCCCAAATCCAGAAG GTTTATCCACCAGCCAGCCTCCTCCACAAGAAGAATTTGATCCACCTCCTGAGAAGAAGCCCCTGGAGACATTAG GAGATTTTACTGGCTGGCAAATAAGTACAGAGGAGATTCCCGTCGACAGGAGCAATATTCCACCTGGGGTGGTCGTGTGTTATCTGCCTATCTACAG TTGGTGTGTGAAGGAGCAGATGGTGGACCTGCTGTCTGAAGGTCTCTGGCCTGAATTGCTGGACTCCTACCAACCTGATATCTACGTCTTGGAGTG GTATGAAGATAGTAAGCTCCACAAACATGTGTATGAACTGCATGTCAAGTTGCTAGCAGAGGACAAGACGACAGTGATTTCTCATCTGGACCTGACTCCAGAAAACAACATGAACGGGCAGCCTGAGGGCTGGAACACG GTTTCTCATATATTTAAGTCCTATGGACCTGGCGTTCGGTATATTCATTTCTTACACAAGAGTAA